ACGAGGTGTTCTGGCCCTACCTTGTGGGCGGAATCATCCCGGGGATCATTGCGGGCGCGGTGATGTACCATCTCAGCCTGCCGGTGCTGCGCGCCTACCAGAAGCGCCGCAAGGGTCGGTTGAAGAAAAAGATCGAGGCGTTGCGCGTCAAGGCGAAGTCGCGGGCTGACGAGGCCCATCGCGCGCCCTAGTTTGGAAGGCAGGAGGCCCCTGATCATGACGGACAAGACGACTGCGGCACCCGGGGAATTGCGCCTCGGGGTGAATATCGATCACGTGGCCACGGTGCGGAATGCCCGCGGCGGGGCCGTCCCCGACCCGGTGCGCGCCGCCGTTCTGGCCCAGCAGGCGGGGGCCGACGGGATCACCGCCCATCTGCGCGAGGACCGCCGCCATATCGGAGACGCGGATATCGAGGCGCTGATGGCGGCGCTGACCGTGCCGCTGAACTTCGAGATGGCCGCCACGGACGAGATGCAGGCGATCGCGCTGCGCCACGTCCCGCATGCGGTCTGCATCGTGCCGGAAAAGCGCGAGGAACGCACCACCGAGGGCGGGCTGGAGGTCGCGCGGGACGAGAACCGGCTGGCCCATTTCATCGCGCCTCTGCGCGAGGCGGGCTGCCGGGTGTCGATCTTCATCGCCGCCGACCGGGCGCAGATCGAAGCCGCGCACCGGATCGGGGCCCCGGTGATCGAGCTGCACACGGGCGCCTATTGCGACGCGGCCGCCGAGGGCGACATCGCCGCGCGGGATGCGGAGCTTGCGCGGCTGACCGAGATGGCGGCCTTCGCCTACGACCTCGGGCTGGAGGTTCATGCGGGCCACGGGCTGAGCTACGACACCGTCGCCCCCATCGCCGCGCTGCCGCAGGTGCGGGAGTTGAATATCGGGCATTTCCTGATCGGCGAGGCGATCTTCCGCGGTCTGCCCGACGCCATGGCCGAGATGCGCCGCCGGATGGACGCCGCCCGCGCGTGAGCTGGCTGCGGGTGATTGCGGGGCTGTTCAGCCGGACAGTTCTGGCGCTGCTGCTGGTGGCTTCGATGTCTCTGACCGTGCTGAGCCTGACGGTCTCCGGGGTGCAGGTGGCCCTGTCTGGGGCGTTGTCGGCGGCGGGCATGACCACGATTGCCGCCCGCGAGGCCGCCGCGGCCCAAACCCGGCGCACCGCGGCCAAGCGGGTGGCGCAGCAAACCTCCGAGCGGGTGACCCGGCGTGTGACCCGGGCCGCGGCGCGCAACTCCAGCTCGGTGGTGGCGGAAGCGGTTCCGTTTCTCGGGGTGGCGGTGATTGCCGGGGCGCTGGCCTACGACATCAAGGATACCTGCGATACCGCCCGGGACATGGCCGGGCTGGAGGCCGCGGCCAGCACGGATGGCGACCCGCAAGCGGCCTTTGACGCGGCGGTGGCGGCCTTCGACTGTGCCGATCTGATCCCCGAAGTGGAGACCTTGCCGGACCGTGCGACGATCTGGAACGCCATGTCCGAGGCCCCGCAGCAGGCCTGGGAGAGTGCGACAGGGTATTACGAGGGGCTGCCCGACTGGGATCCGAGCGTTCCGCTGGGATGGATGCAGGGCAAGCTCGGCGATCTTTATGGATGGATCTCGGGCGGGGCGCCCGCAGGCGCTGAGTGATCCCCGACGGGGCGGTAGCCCACGCGGATCTCGTCATCTTTGCCTGACGGTGGGAATGTCTCGCGGGCCCTTGCGCCGCAGGAGCATTTGGCGCATCACTTTTGCTGCACCAGAAAGTCAGAAAAACGGTCCCTGCAACATGATCATCGGCATCGGTACGGATCTCGCCAATATCGAGCGGATCGAGCGCACGCTGGAGCGGTTCGGAGACCGGTTCCGCCACCGGGTCTTCACCGAGCGTGAGCAGCGCAAGGCCGACAGCCGTCAGCAGACCGCCGCCACCTATGCCAAGCGCTGGGCCGCCAAGGAGGCATGCTCCAAGGCCCTGGGCACGGGCCTGAGGATGGGAATTTCCTGGCGCGACATGGCGGTGCAGAACCTGGAGACCGGCCAGCCCACCATGTATGTCACCGGCTGGGCGGCCGAGCGGCTCAAGCAGCTGACGCCGGAAGGGCACGAGGCGGTGATCCACGTGTCGCTGACCGACGATCACCCCTGGGCGCAGGCCTATGTGGTGATCTCCGCGATCCCGCTGGAAGCGGCGGCGCGCTCGGCTTGACTCCTCGTCCCGGCGCGCCCATGAAGCGGGCCAAACCCGGGCGACGAGGCACCATATGGCATCCACCGAAAAGGCCGAAGGCGGCATCATGGAAACGGTCAAGACCGTGGTCTACGCGCTGGTCATTGCCGGCGTGTTCCGCACCCTGTTCTTCCAGCCGTTCTGGATCCCGTCGGGGTCGATGAAGGACACGCTTCTGGTCGGGGATTTCCTGTTCGTCAACAAGATGGCGTACGGCTACAGCCAGGTTTCCTGCCCGTTCTCGATGTGTCCGATCCCGGGCCGGATCTTCGCCTCGGATCCCGAGCGCGGCGATATCGTCGTCTTCCGGCATCCGGTGAACGGCTCGGACTTCATCAAGCGGCTGATCGGTCTTCCCGGCGACACGGTGCAGTTCCGTGACGGGCGGCTGATCCTGAATGGCGAGGCGGTGCCGACCGAGCCCGACGGCACCTTCGACGAGATCTTCGAGCGGCAGGGCCCCATCGGGTCCTTCCCGCGCTGCGCCAATGCGCCGGTGGGCCAGGGCGGGGTGTGCGAGAAAGAGAAGTTCGTGGAAACCCTGCCGGGCGGGGTCAGCCATTCGATCCTCAACATCGACCAGAGCTTCGGCGACAACACCCCCGAGTTCACGGTGCCGGAGGGGCATTTCTTCTTCGTCGGCGACAATCGCGACAACAGCCAGGACAGCCGCTATGCGCAATCCGTGGGCGGGGTCGGCTTCGTGCCGTTCGAGAACCTGATCGGCCGTGCGGACCGGGTGATCTTCAGTTCCGCGGGATCGCGGATGCTGTATTTCTGGACCTGGCGCGGGGATCGTTTCTTCAAGGCGCTGGAGTGAAGCTGTCCAAGGAGATTTCCGCGTTTTGCGACCGGATCGGGCATCGGTTTGACCGGCCCGAGCTTCTGGTGCGGGCCCTGACCCATGCCTCGCGCAGCACCGCCGGGCGCAGCGACAATCAACGGCTGGAATTCCTCGGCGACCGGGTGCTCGGCCTGGTGATGGCCGAGGCGCTGCTGGAGGCGGACCCGCAGGCCCGCGAGGGCCAGTTGGCGCCGCGCTACAACGCGCTGGTGCGTAAGGAGACCTGCGCCGAGGTCGCCCGCGAGATCGGGCTGGGCGATGTGTTGCGGCTGGGCAGGTCGGAGATGCTGACCGGCGGGCGGCGCAAGGACGCGCTGCTGGGCGACGGGATGGAGGCGGTGATTGCCGCCGTCTACCGGGATGCGGGGTTCGAGGCGGCCAAGGCGCTGATCCTGCGGCTCTGGGGCAAGCGGATCGGGGCAGTGGAGGCCGATGCCCGCGACCCCAAGACCGCGTTGCAGGAATGGGCGCAGGCGCGCGGCCTGCCCCCCCCGGCCTATATCGAAAGTGCCCGGAGCGGGCCGGACCATGCGCCGGTCTTCACGATCTCGGCCCGACTTGAGACCGGCGCGTGCGCCGAGGCGCAGGCGGGCAGCAAACGACAGGCGGAGCAGGCGGCGGCGAAGGCCCTTCTGGCCCAGGTAGAGAGCAATCATGACTGAGAACGCAGCGCCCACGCGGGCGGGTTTCGTGGCCCTGATCGGGGAGCCCAACGCGGGCAAATCGACCCTGACCAACGCGATGGTGGGGGCCAAGGTGTCCATCGTCACCCACAAGGTGCAGACGACGCGGGCGCGGATCCGGGGCGTGGCGCTGGAAGGGGCAGCGCAGATCGTGTTCGTGGACACGCCGGGACTGTTCCGGCCGCGGCGGCGGCTCGACCGGGCCATGGTCGCGGCGGCCTGGGGCGGGGCGGCGGATGCGGATATCGTGGTGCTGATGGTCGAGGCCCATCGCGGGATGACCGACGGGGTGCGCGCGATCCTGGAAACCCTGAACGAACGGCGCGACCCCAAGCAGATCGTGGCGCTCGCGATCAACAAGATCGACCGGGTGAAGTCCGAGGTCTTGCTCAAACTCACGCAGGACCTGAACGCGGCCTACCCGTTTGCAGAGACCTTCATGATCTCGGCCGAGAAGGGCTACGGGGTTGCGGACCTGCGCGCCTGGCTCGGCGCGTCCTTGCCCGAGGGGCCGTGGATGTACCCGGAAGACCAGATCGCCGACGTGCCCCTGCGCATGATCGCCGCCGAGATCACCCGCGAGAAGCTGACACTGCGACTGCATCAGGAGCTGCCCTA
The Dinoroseobacter shibae DFL 12 = DSM 16493 genome window above contains:
- the era gene encoding GTPase Era → MTENAAPTRAGFVALIGEPNAGKSTLTNAMVGAKVSIVTHKVQTTRARIRGVALEGAAQIVFVDTPGLFRPRRRLDRAMVAAAWGGAADADIVVLMVEAHRGMTDGVRAILETLNERRDPKQIVALAINKIDRVKSEVLLKLTQDLNAAYPFAETFMISAEKGYGVADLRAWLGASLPEGPWMYPEDQIADVPLRMIAAEITREKLTLRLHQELPYQLTVETENWEERKDGSVRIDQVVYVMRDGHKGILLGHKGETAKAVSKAAREELVEFLGRKVHLFLQVKVRPNWLEEKERFDEMGLDFRDGNA
- a CDS encoding pyridoxine 5'-phosphate synthase; the protein is MTDKTTAAPGELRLGVNIDHVATVRNARGGAVPDPVRAAVLAQQAGADGITAHLREDRRHIGDADIEALMAALTVPLNFEMAATDEMQAIALRHVPHAVCIVPEKREERTTEGGLEVARDENRLAHFIAPLREAGCRVSIFIAADRAQIEAAHRIGAPVIELHTGAYCDAAAEGDIAARDAELARLTEMAAFAYDLGLEVHAGHGLSYDTVAPIAALPQVRELNIGHFLIGEAIFRGLPDAMAEMRRRMDAARA
- the rnc gene encoding ribonuclease III, yielding MKLSKEISAFCDRIGHRFDRPELLVRALTHASRSTAGRSDNQRLEFLGDRVLGLVMAEALLEADPQAREGQLAPRYNALVRKETCAEVAREIGLGDVLRLGRSEMLTGGRRKDALLGDGMEAVIAAVYRDAGFEAAKALILRLWGKRIGAVEADARDPKTALQEWAQARGLPPPAYIESARSGPDHAPVFTISARLETGACAEAQAGSKRQAEQAAAKALLAQVESNHD
- the lepB gene encoding signal peptidase I codes for the protein MASTEKAEGGIMETVKTVVYALVIAGVFRTLFFQPFWIPSGSMKDTLLVGDFLFVNKMAYGYSQVSCPFSMCPIPGRIFASDPERGDIVVFRHPVNGSDFIKRLIGLPGDTVQFRDGRLILNGEAVPTEPDGTFDEIFERQGPIGSFPRCANAPVGQGGVCEKEKFVETLPGGVSHSILNIDQSFGDNTPEFTVPEGHFFFVGDNRDNSQDSRYAQSVGGVGFVPFENLIGRADRVIFSSAGSRMLYFWTWRGDRFFKALE
- the acpS gene encoding holo-ACP synthase yields the protein MIIGIGTDLANIERIERTLERFGDRFRHRVFTEREQRKADSRQQTAATYAKRWAAKEACSKALGTGLRMGISWRDMAVQNLETGQPTMYVTGWAAERLKQLTPEGHEAVIHVSLTDDHPWAQAYVVISAIPLEAAARSA